The genomic interval GTGtgtaaaattatcataaaactgtaacttttacgttatatgctgctacagttgTCATCTATATATACTGTAGTAGCATATAATGTAAACATTGTAGTATTGTGATAAGTTCTTACGTTATTATTGTAGCAAATTGATAGTTTTGTAACTAAAattgtagttttctgaaatttaatctattttttaaaataagacgaatgatcaaatgtataaaaaaaatcagcaatgTCACACATTAAAACCTGAAAGAAGTACTAGGAATCCATCATAAAAAATCTTCACAAAGTCGAGAGGCTCAGAGCTCGCCCGGACACGGTCGGGCTGGCTATCTCGCGCGAAACGATCCAACGAAACAGCGCGCAGTGTCGAATCCGAGggccgcctcccgccggtgCCGTCCAAAGCCGCGCGCATCAGAAGCTACACCCTTTTTTATCGAACACCACGCCCACCAGGTGCTCGCCACCGTGCGTGCATGGACGACTTCTCCTTCTCCCACTCCGGCCCGcaaggcggcggccgccaccgccggcgaggtaGCCCCTACTCTGTCCCGGACAGCTccacctccttcgccgccgggCTCCCCCCCTCCCCGCGCGGCGGCCCGCGGCGCCGGGATGTGGTCGTCGACGACATGTCGTGGCAGAGCTCAGTGTCCTGGCAGCCGGACACGTCGTGGGCGCAGCCCCacggcctcggcgccgccgtcgggccctgGGCGCCCGCCAGGATGGGgagcgccggccgccgtggcccCGCGCTGTTCCGGCGGACGGCGAGGGAGTACTACGTGTCGAGGCGGTCCGCCCGCCCGCGCTACCGCGACGTCTCCTCGTCGGCGCACaggcccgtcgccgccgccgccggcggcggtggcggcaggcggctGGAGCTGCAGAGCGTGGTGACCGACGCGAGCCGCGCCATCGTCGTGGTGCCGAACACCTCCTTCGCCAGCAACGACGacagcgtcgtcgtcgccgactccGCCGTCTACTCCGCGCCCGGccatgacgccggcggaggaggacgagccATGGTGAGGTACAGCGacaccaacgccgccgccgccgcctcccgcgagGTCTCCTTCTCGCGCGACAACCACGACCAGCTCTACGTCTCCGCGGCGCGGCGTGACCCGCCCAGCTTCGGCTACGACATCAGCGTCGCGTCCTTCAGCGGCCAGAGCCGGTACGAGGACGCCGTCGGCGActacgacgatgacgacgacgagatcGACGTGAGGGTCGGGAAGCCCGTCGGCGTCGCGGGGCTTTTCAAGTACTCGACGGCCATGGACATCGTCCTCCTCGTGCTCGGGTGCGTCGGCGCCATGATCAACGGCGGCTCGCTGCCATGGTACTCCTACCTGTTCGGTAACTTCGTCAACAAGATCGTCAACGTCGACAAGACGCAGATGATGAAGGACGTCAAGCAGGTCTCGCCGCGTGCATCGCCATGATCATTTCTTCGATTTCTCAGCTTCGATTCAAATCCGATCTTCTCATCTTCGTTTCTTGTTCGATGCCAGATTAGTGTGTACATGGCGTTCCTTGCTGCAGTTGTCGTCGTAGGAGCCTATCTTGGTGAGCATTTTTGCAAATTAATCATGAAAAAGTTCAATTCCTGGGAATCTCTTGAATCGAATTATGAGTTTCTAATTATGTGCGATCAGAGATCACCTGCTGGAGGATCATCGGCGAGAGGTCGGCGCTGCGGATGCGGCGAGAGTACCTGAAGGCGGTGCTGAGGCAGGAGATCGGATTCTTCGACACGGAGGTGAGCACCGGCGAGGTGATGCACAGCATCTCCGGCGATGTCGCCCAAATCCAAGAAGTCATGGGAGAGAAGGTAGAGCGCACACACAAAATTTACCCCCAAACACATATGTTCAAAGCTGACACATGACTAAAATCTTGTGCACATTTTGTAAAGATGCCAGGATTCGTGCACCACGTCTTCACCTTCGTCTTCGGCTACGTGGTCGGCTTCGCCAAATCGTGGAGGATCGCTCTCGCCGTCTTCGCCGTCACGCCTGCCATGATGGCGTGCGGCATGGCCTACAAGGCCATCTATGGCGGCCTCACCGCCAAGGAAGAGGTTTAGCAGCCGGCCACTCACTCTCTCGCTCTTGTACTGAAACCAAATTTGatgaattgaaagtttgaaaccaATTTGATGGAATTTGGTAGGCATCGTACCAGCGTGCCGGCGACGTGGCGCAGCAGGCGATCAGCTCGATCAggacggtgatgtcgttcgtcATGGAGGAGCGGCTCGCCGGCGAGTACGCCGAGTGGCTGGACAAATGGGCGCCGATCGGCGTCAAGATGGGGTTCGCCAAGGGCGCCGGCATGGGGGTGATCTACCTGGTGACCTACTCCCAGTGGGCGCTGGCGCTCTGGTACGGCTCCAGGCTCGTCGCCAACGGCGAGATCAAGGGCGGCGACGCCATCGCCTGCTTCTTCGGCGTCATGGTCGGAGGAAGGCACGCACATCAACCTCCTCGCACCGCTTCTTGTTGTCGTCAATGGCGCCGGTCGCCGGAGTTTCGTGGTTGGTGTGGTGGTGATCTCTGATCTCGGAatggttgtgtgtgtgtgcaggggCTTGGCGCTGACGCTGTCGTACATGGCGCAGTTCGCGCAgggcacggtggcggcggggcgggtGTTCGAGGTCATCGACCGGGTGCCGGAGATCGACGCgtacggcgccggcgggcgggcGCTGCCGGCGGTGAAGGGGCTGATGGAGTTCAAGGACGTGGAGTTCGCGTACCCGTCGCGGCCGGACGCCATGGTGCTGTACAACCTCAACCTGGTCATCCCCGCCGCCAAGACGCTGGCGCTCgtcggcgtcagcggcggcggcaagtccACCATGTTCGCGCTCATCGAGCGCTTCTACGACCCGACTCGAGGTGAGAGGGAATGGCCATTGACGCGCACCCAGAGCACGACCATGGCGAGATCGTCGGTGATCGATGACGAAGCTTTTGCGTCCGTGGGGTGTGCAGGGTCGATCACGTTGGACGGCCATGACCTCGCGTCGCTGAACCTCCGGTGGCTCCGGTCGCAGATCGGGCTCGTCGGGCAGGAGCCCgtcctcttctccacctccatcATCGAGAACGTCATGATGGGGAAGGAGAACGCCACGCGCCACGACGCCATCTCGGCGTGCGCCATGGCCAACGTCCACACCTTCGTCCTCGCCCTCCCCGACGGCTACGACACTCAGGTCACACTGACACACACAAACTAATCAACCATTAATCTCACGGATTATCTGTTAATTAATCatagataatataatatgtGTGTTAATTAGGTTGGGGACCGTGGGGCCCAGCTGTCGGGGGGACAGAAGCAGCGGATCGCGCTGGCGCGCGCCATCATCCGCGACCCGCGTATCCTGCTGCTGGACGAGCCAACCAGCGCGCTGGACACCGAGTCGGAGGCCGTGGTGCAGCAGTCCAtcgaccgcctcgccgccggccgcaccgtcgtcgtcatcgcgcACCGCCTCGCCACCGTCCGCAACGCCGACACCATCGCGGTGCTCGaccgcggcgccgtcgtcgagtCCGGCCGCCACGCCGACCTCATGGCCCGCCGCGGGCCCTACTCCGCGCTGGTCAGCCTCGCCtccgacagcggcggcgccaggCCAGACCTCGCCGGCGCTGCAGCGGCGTACACCAGCTTCACCGACGAGTCGGGGTACGACGTGTCGGTGTCCAAGTCGAGGTACGGCTTCCAGACGATtcgagaagaggaggagaagaaggattCGCAGGACGCCAAGGTGAGGGTCTCCGAGATATGGAGGCTGCAGCGGCGGGAAGGTCCATTGCTGATTTTGGGGTTCTTGATGGGCATACACGCCGGTGCGGTGTTCTCGGTGTTCCCGCTGCTGCTGGGCCAGGCGGTGGAGGTGTACTTCGACGCCGACACGGCGAGGATGAAGCGGCAGGTGGAGTACCTGGCCATGGCGGTGGTCGGCCTCGGCGTGGCCTGCATCCTGACCATGACGGGGCAGCAGGGGCTGTGCGGCTGGGCGGGCGCCCGGCTCACCATGCGCGTCCGGGACCGCCTCTTCCGCGCCATCATGCGGCAGGAGCCCGCGTGGTTCGATGAGGAGGACAACGCGATGGGCGTCCTGGTGACGCGGCTCGCGCGGGACGCCGTCGCGTTCCGCTCCATGTTCGGCGACCGCTACGCCGTGCTGCTCATGGCCGTCGGCTCGGCCGGCGTGGGGCTCGGCATTTGCTTCGGGCTGGACTGGCGGCTCACGCTGGTGGCCACGGCGTGCACGCCGCTGACGCTCGGCGCCAGCTACCTCAACCTGCTCATCAACGTGGGCGCCAGGTCCGACGACGGCGCGTACGCCCGCGCCAGcggcatcgccgccggcgccgtgtcGAACGTGCGCACCGTCGCGGCGCTCTGCGCCCAGGGCAGCGTCGTCGGCACGTTCAACCGCGCGCTGGACGGGCCGGCGGCCAAGGCCAGCCGGAGATCGCAGCTCATGGGCGTCATCCTCGGGCTCTCCCAGGGCGCCATGTACGGCGCCTACACGGCGACGCTCTGCGCCGGCGCCCACTTCATCAACAATGGCGTGTCCACCTTCGGCGACGTGTCCAAGATCTTCCTCATCCTCGTCCTCAGCTCCTTCTCCGTCGGCcagctcgccggcctcgccccTGACACCTCCGGCGCCccggcggccatcgccggcaTACTAACCATCCTCAAGCGACGTCCGGCGATCACCGGAGACTCCACCAAGCGAAGGATCACGATCAAGGACGGGAAGCCCATCGACGTGGAGCTCCGGAAGGTGACGTTCGCGTACCCGTCGCGGCCGGAGGTGACGGTGCTGAGCGGCTTCTCGCTGCGGGTGAAGGCCGgcacgacggtggcggtggtcgGCGCGAGCGGGAGCGGGAAGTCGACGGTGGTGTGGCTGGTGCAGCGGTTCTACGACCCGGGCGACGGGAaggtggtggtcggcggcgtGGACGCGCGGGAGCTTGACCTCAAGTGGCTCCGCGGCGAGTGCGCCATGGTGGGCCAGGAGCCGGCCCTCTTCAGCGGGTCCATCCGAGACAACATCGGGTTCGGCAACCCAAAGGCCTCGTGGGCCGAAATCGAGGAGGCCGCCAAGGAGGCCAACATCCACAAGTTCATCTCCGCCCTCCCCCAAGGCTACGAAACCCAGGTTAACtactaaaaatttcaaatctaaGCATTCAAATATCTTCATAAATTATAGAGTACATTCCATAAAACATCCAAGttacgtaaaaaaaataaattatccaAGTTATATAAAACCGTAAATATTTTGACACGTGACACATAACCCTAAATACTATGGTACTAATATTTGATAAAACCACACCGTTAACCATTTCTGATACAAtcctatatcaaaattttaaaatgcaggtgtaatatttatatgatggaTAGAATCCTTATAAAATTGATATGTgattgtagaattaaatagtgTGGTTTTATGAAACTTAATCATGATACGTGAAGTTCTATGCCATATGCCAAAATCTATGAAGTTTTGTGTAATTTGGACCATAATACGTGTggtttgtaaaatttactctaaactACCATTTTGAAATGATTATTGGGTGAATTTCAGTTGAATTGTTGAACTGAaatttctttgttttgcttAGGTTGGGGAGAGTGGGGTGCAGTTGTCAGGTGGGCAGAAGCAGAGGATCGCGATCGCGCGGGCGATCGTGAAGCAGGCGAGGATACTGCTGCTGGACGAGGCGAGCAGCGCGCTGGACCTGGAGTCCGAGCGGCACGTGCAGGAGGCCCTGAGGAGGGCCTCGCGGCGCGCCACGGCGATCACCGTGGCGCACCGCCTCTCCACCGTGCGCGACGCCGACCGCATCGCCGTCGTCAGCGCCGGCAGGGTCGTCGAGTTCGGCGGCCACgacgccctcctcgccggccacggcgacggccTCTACGCTGCCATGGTGAAGGCGGAGACGGAGGCACAAGcgttcaagtaaaaaaaaaaaaaaaggttatctCGTTGCGGGGGGATTTGCAATTATGACACTGCAAATATTAATCTTTATTATAATGATACTAGACCTATATTTCATAGATACATATGGGCCCATTTATCATCCACTCGAAGTGTCAAAACAGCGAAGCCCCAATGTTTGCAGTGTGCTAAGTAATTTGGATACTGTGacatatttttttggttttaatTAGTGACTTGGGATATGCTGATTAAGTGATGATTGTTCCACTATATGTGTCAATATATAAATGACGGATATTATGCCGTATTTTTTTGGAATGATTTCTTAATTAGGTTGCTTGGGATATGCTGATTAAGTGATGATTGTTCCACTATATGTGTGTCAATATATAATTTTTCCGGTGATGTTACCAAGACCACGACATTAATAAAAATATGCAGAAGTATACGAATTAGATGGAATGTCCATGTTGACCATATATGAACTCTCGATACCTGACAATGATGCGGCAAAATGGGGAGAAAATATTATGAGGGGGAGAGATTGCAGCGAAGTAAGATGAGAGATCCTCTCTGATAAGACCTGCGAGCTGCTGTTTTGATGGCATTAGTTAAGCGAATTGATTTGGTCATGCCATCACCTTGAGATGGATTTGTTGAGCAACCTGGGTTGTGGATGACTGGATGGTGGAGCTGTTCCAATAATTGGGTGGTTTGCTCACACTCacagtattttttaaaaaaaatttcacggTAGTGCTTAGCATTATGAGGAACCAAAAGCAGATTGCATTAGCCAATTCAACAAACATCTTGCATAAGCACGATAAAAATG from Oryza glaberrima chromosome 3, OglaRS2, whole genome shotgun sequence carries:
- the LOC127765866 gene encoding ABC transporter B family member 19-like, with product MVRYSDTNAAAAASREVSFSRDNHDQLYVSAARRDPPSFGYDISVASFSGQSRYEDAVGDYDDDDDEIDVRVGKPVGVAGLFKYSTAMDIVLLVLGCVGAMINGGSLPWYSYLFGNFVNKIVNVDKTQMMKDVKQISVYMAFLAAVVVVGAYLEITCWRIIGERSALRMRREYLKAVLRQEIGFFDTEVSTGEVMHSISGDVAQIQEVMGEKMPGFVHHVFTFVFGYVVGFAKSWRIALAVFAVTPAMMACGMAYKAIYGGLTAKEEASYQRAGDVAQQAISSIRTVMSFVMEERLAGEYAEWLDKWAPIGVKMGFAKGAGMGVIYLVTYSQWALALWYGSRLVANGEIKGGDAIACFFGVMVGGRGLALTLSYMAQFAQGTVAAGRVFEVIDRVPEIDAYGAGGRALPAVKGLMEFKDVEFAYPSRPDAMVLYNLNLVIPAAKTLALVGVSGGGKSTMFALIERFYDPTRGSITLDGHDLASLNLRWLRSQIGLVGQEPVLFSTSIIENVMMGKENATRHDAISACAMANVHTFVLALPDGYDTQVGDRGAQLSGGQKQRIALARAIIRDPRILLLDEPTSALDTESEAVVQQSIDRLAAGRTVVVIAHRLATVRNADTIAVLDRGAVVESGRHADLMARRGPYSALVSLASDSGGARPDLAGAAAAYTSFTDESGYDVSVSKSRYGFQTIREEEEKKDSQDAKVRVSEIWRLQRREGPLLILGFLMGIHAGAVFSVFPLLLGQAVEVYFDADTARMKRQVEYLAMAVVGLGVACILTMTGQQGLCGWAGARLTMRVRDRLFRAIMRQEPAWFDEEDNAMGVLVTRLARDAVAFRSMFGDRYAVLLMAVGSAGVGLGICFGLDWRLTLVATACTPLTLGASYLNLLINVGARSDDGAYARASGIAAGAVSNVRTVAALCAQGSVVGTFNRALDGPAAKASRRSQLMGVILGLSQGAMYGAYTATLCAGAHFINNGVSTFGDVSKIFLILVLSSFSVGQLAGLAPDTSGAPAAIAGILTILKRRPAITGDSTKRRITIKDGKPIDVELRKVTFAYPSRPEVTVLSGFSLRVKAGTTVAVVGASGSGKSTVVWLVQRFYDPGDGKVVVGGVDARELDLKWLRGECAMVGQEPALFSGSIRDNIGFGNPKASWAEIEEAAKEANIHKFISALPQGYETQVGESGVQLSGGQKQRIAIARAIVKQARILLLDEASSALDLESERHVQEALRRASRRATAITVAHRLSTVRDADRIAVVSAGRVVEFGGHDALLAGHGDGLYAAMVKAETEAQAFK